The following proteins are encoded in a genomic region of Methanoculleus bourgensis MS2:
- the fdhF gene encoding formate dehydrogenase subunit alpha — protein MTETNGKLRYVPTTCPYCGVGCGLNLVVNDGKLVGVEPYKRSPINEGKLCPKGATCWEFVQSPDRLTKPLIKKNGKFEEASWDEAYDLIASKFKETYEKFGPKSLGFQVSCRTPNEECYIIQKLARVAFKTNNIDNCARICHGPSVAGLSLSFGSGAATNPFEDLANTDLIFMIGANSVEAHPLAGRRILQAKKAGKTLIVCDPRYTPTARLADHYVRYNPSTNIALINSIMYWIIKENLHDKEFIEKRTKGYEDMRKVVEKYADVESITGVPTERVKEIARMYASAKNAVIIYCLGITELSTGTDNVRSLGNLAMLTGNVGRPGVGVNPLRGQNNVQGACDMGAYPNVFSGYQKCEDDATRKRMEELWGVTGLSSEYGVTLTEQINQCGDPIKAMYIFALNPVVSYPNANHVMKSLEKLDFLVVQDLFMTETAQYADVILPGASFAEKDGTFTSGERRVNRIRKAVDTPGDAKEDWQIFVDLAHKLGLKGFDFNSPEEIWDDMRRVTPSMAGISYARMEKPESVHWPCPTEDHPGTPILHREKFSSADGLGHFFSIEYRPPAEVADEEYPFTLMTGRLLFHYHTRTQTGRAKILHQEVPEAYVQINEEDAARLKIQNGEMIRLRSRRGEAEALARVTDEVAPGVLMMAMHFGGKGSVNLLTNNVLDPLSKMPELKHSAVAVEKITGVQ, from the coding sequence ATGACAGAAACCAACGGAAAATTACGTTACGTTCCCACGACCTGCCCATACTGCGGTGTAGGGTGCGGCCTTAACCTCGTGGTGAACGACGGCAAACTCGTGGGGGTAGAGCCCTACAAGAGGAGCCCGATTAACGAGGGAAAACTCTGTCCCAAGGGAGCCACCTGCTGGGAGTTCGTGCAGAGCCCCGACCGGCTGACAAAGCCCCTCATCAAGAAGAACGGCAAGTTTGAAGAAGCGTCCTGGGACGAGGCCTACGACCTGATCGCCTCGAAGTTCAAGGAGACCTACGAGAAGTTCGGGCCGAAATCCCTCGGCTTCCAGGTCTCGTGCCGGACGCCCAACGAAGAGTGCTACATCATACAGAAACTCGCGCGCGTGGCCTTCAAGACCAACAACATCGACAACTGCGCGCGCATCTGCCACGGGCCGTCCGTCGCGGGGCTCTCGCTCTCGTTCGGCTCCGGTGCCGCGACAAACCCCTTCGAGGACCTCGCGAACACGGACCTCATCTTCATGATCGGGGCAAACTCGGTTGAGGCGCACCCGCTCGCTGGCCGCCGGATTCTCCAGGCAAAGAAGGCGGGCAAGACGCTCATCGTCTGCGACCCGCGCTACACGCCCACGGCGCGCCTGGCCGACCACTACGTCCGCTACAACCCCTCGACGAACATCGCCCTGATCAACTCGATCATGTACTGGATCATCAAGGAGAACCTCCACGACAAGGAGTTCATCGAGAAGCGGACGAAGGGATACGAGGATATGAGGAAGGTCGTGGAGAAGTACGCGGATGTTGAGTCGATCACCGGCGTTCCCACCGAGCGGGTCAAGGAGATCGCCCGGATGTACGCGAGCGCCAAGAATGCGGTGATCATCTACTGTCTCGGCATCACGGAACTCTCGACCGGTACGGACAACGTCAGGTCGCTCGGAAACCTCGCGATGCTCACCGGCAACGTTGGGAGACCTGGAGTCGGCGTCAACCCGCTCCGTGGCCAGAACAACGTCCAGGGCGCCTGCGACATGGGTGCTTACCCGAACGTCTTCTCCGGCTACCAGAAGTGCGAGGACGACGCCACCCGGAAGCGGATGGAGGAACTCTGGGGCGTCACCGGGCTTTCAAGCGAGTACGGTGTGACCCTGACAGAGCAGATCAACCAGTGCGGCGACCCGATCAAGGCGATGTACATCTTCGCGCTGAACCCGGTCGTCTCCTACCCCAACGCGAACCACGTAATGAAGTCGCTTGAGAAACTCGACTTCCTTGTCGTGCAGGATCTCTTCATGACCGAGACCGCCCAGTACGCAGACGTGATCCTCCCCGGTGCATCCTTCGCCGAGAAGGACGGGACGTTCACCAGCGGCGAGCGGCGGGTCAACCGTATCAGGAAGGCCGTGGACACCCCCGGAGATGCGAAGGAAGACTGGCAGATCTTCGTCGACCTCGCCCACAAACTCGGGCTCAAAGGATTCGACTTCAACTCACCCGAGGAGATCTGGGACGACATGCGCCGGGTCACCCCGTCGATGGCCGGTATCTCCTACGCGAGGATGGAGAAGCCGGAGTCCGTCCACTGGCCCTGCCCCACCGAGGACCACCCCGGAACGCCGATCCTCCACCGCGAGAAGTTCTCGTCCGCCGACGGTCTCGGCCACTTCTTCAGCATCGAGTACCGGCCGCCCGCTGAGGTCGCCGACGAGGAGTATCCGTTCACCCTGATGACCGGACGTCTGCTCTTCCACTACCACACCCGGACCCAGACCGGCCGGGCGAAGATCCTCCACCAGGAGGTGCCGGAAGCCTACGTGCAGATCAACGAAGAGGATGCCGCGCGGCTGAAGATCCAGAACGGAGAGATGATCCGGCTCCGGAGCAGGCGCGGTGAGGCGGAGGCCCTTGCCAGAGTGACCGATGAGGTCGCGCCCGGCGTGCTGATGATGGCGATGCACTTCGGCGGGAAGGGGTCTGTGAACCTGCTTACGAACAATGTGCTGGACCCGCTCTCCAAGATGCCGGAGTTGAAACACAGTGCAGTTGCCGTCGAGAAGATCACGGGGGTGCAGTGA
- a CDS encoding FmdE family protein, with protein MQPRLNHTRDDIEARLKSKGSDPELIEHFRRCIDFHTFAAPGLLIGVFMVDYALELLDPPGGEKIYAVCETTKCLPDALQMIAHCTIGNGRLRVFPIGKFAITMNRPAETPQVDGIRVFVDGEKIGRYPTFALWYTKDPLFDPRTRGTALIDEIIDAGRDLLSYEWVRVKVPRKQPWKSAICSICGEMVPDNLLVSGACADCRSQSYFDKTAY; from the coding sequence GTGCAACCGAGACTGAATCATACACGGGATGATATCGAGGCCAGACTCAAGTCAAAAGGCTCTGATCCGGAGTTGATAGAGCATTTCCGGAGATGCATCGACTTTCACACATTTGCGGCCCCCGGGCTCCTAATCGGGGTCTTCATGGTGGACTATGCCCTGGAACTCCTGGACCCTCCCGGCGGTGAGAAGATCTACGCCGTCTGCGAGACCACAAAGTGTCTGCCTGACGCCCTGCAGATGATCGCCCACTGCACGATCGGGAACGGCCGTCTCCGGGTGTTTCCCATAGGGAAGTTTGCCATCACCATGAACAGGCCGGCAGAGACGCCGCAGGTGGATGGAATCCGGGTCTTCGTCGACGGCGAGAAGATCGGCCGGTACCCGACGTTTGCCCTCTGGTATACCAAAGACCCGCTCTTCGACCCGAGGACACGAGGCACCGCGCTTATCGATGAGATCATCGATGCGGGGCGCGACCTCCTCTCGTATGAATGGGTGCGGGTGAAAGTGCCGCGGAAACAGCCCTGGAAGTCTGCCATCTGCTCCATCTGCGGTGAGATGGTCCCCGACAACCTGCTCGTCAGCGGAGCCTGTGCCGACTGCCGGTCCCAGTCCTACTTCGATAAGACAGCATACTGA
- the tsaA gene encoding tRNA (N6-threonylcarbamoyladenosine(37)-N6)-methyltransferase TrmO — protein MELSPIGLVRSHLRLRSDMPVQGVEAEIEVFPDYAEALSGVEENSHLILICWLHEADRAVLKAVARKVSRDLPEKGVFSLRSPERPNPLSVSVVRLRGVREGRFLELENVDVIDGTPVVDIKPYQTGWDCVFSATGHDRTEKIEKMGPGEYREGLIREAVNYHGELCPGVAVAVRVAEAATRILGRDLRHPLVSVTLGADPCIADALIGITGARLGNHRLGCSGTDRYVFACPGEEVVFHLRTVPESVDAVFACSEAVLFDCEICR, from the coding sequence ATGGAACTCTCCCCTATCGGGCTTGTGCGATCGCATCTCCGCTTGCGGAGCGATATGCCGGTCCAGGGCGTCGAGGCTGAGATCGAGGTCTTCCCCGATTACGCCGAGGCTTTGTCAGGCGTTGAAGAGAACTCGCATCTCATCCTGATCTGCTGGCTGCACGAGGCTGACCGGGCCGTCCTGAAGGCGGTTGCCCGGAAGGTCTCCCGCGACCTCCCTGAGAAGGGCGTCTTCTCGCTCCGCTCGCCCGAGAGACCAAACCCCCTCTCCGTCTCCGTGGTGCGGCTGCGCGGTGTCCGGGAGGGGCGGTTCCTCGAGCTTGAGAATGTGGACGTAATCGACGGGACGCCGGTGGTCGACATCAAACCCTACCAGACGGGATGGGATTGCGTCTTCTCCGCGACCGGTCATGACCGGACCGAGAAGATCGAGAAGATGGGGCCCGGCGAATACCGGGAGGGCCTCATCCGCGAGGCGGTGAACTACCACGGGGAACTCTGTCCGGGTGTGGCGGTCGCGGTGCGGGTCGCGGAGGCGGCGACCCGCATCCTCGGGCGCGACCTGCGGCACCCTCTGGTCTCGGTCACGCTCGGCGCCGATCCCTGCATCGCTGACGCGCTCATCGGGATCACCGGTGCGCGCCTGGGAAACCACCGGCTGGGATGTTCGGGGACAGACCGCTACGTCTTTGCCTGTCCCGGAGAAGAGGTGGTCTTTCACCTCCGGACCGTGCCGGAGAGTGTCGATGCGGTCTTTGCGTGCAGCGAAGCAGTGCTCTTTGACTGTGAGATCTGCCGATAG